In one Arachis duranensis cultivar V14167 chromosome 9, aradu.V14167.gnm2.J7QH, whole genome shotgun sequence genomic region, the following are encoded:
- the LOC107467763 gene encoding embryogenesis-like protein has translation MNQRRATISLFNSFLRIRYPLRPSTTTLTSPLPFFITNSTSKPQSIRTIAPMVWQNPRSYSGGSCNDLDHNKEVDAINLKFAEAREEIETALESKETVYFDEEAECARAAVKEVLGMFDGLLARLSEKEKGALQRSMGLKIEQLKAELKQLDE, from the exons ATGAATCAGCGACGCGCCACCATTTCACTCTTCAACTCCTTCCTCCGAATCAGATACCCTCTTCGTCCATCTACAACAACGCTTACTTCGCCACTTCCCTTCTTCATAACTAATTCAACCTCAAAGCCCCAATCTATCCGCACAATCGCACCTATGGTTTGGCAAAATCCTCGAAGTTACAGCGGTGGCAGTTGCAATGACTTGGATCACAACAAGGAGGTGGACGCCATCAATCTCAAGTTTGCGGAAGCCAGGGAAGAAATCGAGACGGCGTTGGAGTCCAAGGAAACCGTCTACTTCGATGAAGAAGCCGAGTGCGCACGCGCCGCCGTCAAAGAAGTCCTCGGAATGTTCGATGGCTTGTTGGCCAG GTTGTCGGAGAAGGAGAAGGGGGCTCTGCAGAGGTCCATGGGTCTCAAGATTGAGCAACTGAAAGCAGAGCTGAAACAATTGGATGAGTAA
- the LOC107467892 gene encoding LRR receptor-like serine/threonine-protein kinase RGI5 codes for MEHTVPNSVTTLLLFFLCLTVTKMEMSTCLSPDGQALLSLVSASERSSSASSSLLSSWNPSSSTPCSWKGVTCSPQSRVISLSIPDTFLNLTYLPPQLSSLSMLQLLNLSSTNVSGQIPPSFGQLSHLQLLDLSSNSLTGSIPNELGNLSSLQFLFLNSNKLTGTIPQHLADLTSLQVLCLQDNLLNGSIPSQLGSLKSLQQFRIGGNPYLTGEIPSQLGLLTNLTIFGAAATGLSGSIPSSFGNLINLQTLALYDTDVSGSIPPELGLCSELRNLYLHMNKLTGSIPPQLGKLQKLTSLLLWGNALSGSIPAEISNCSSLVVFDASSNELTGEIPEDFGKLVVMEQLHLSDNSLSGKIPWQLGNCTSLATVQLDKNQLSGSIPWQVGKLKFLQSFFLWGNSVSGTIPPSFGNCTELFSLDLSRNKLTGSIPEEIFSLKKLSKLLLLGNSLTGELPSSVADCESLVRLRLGENQLLGNIPKEIGQLQNLVFLDLYMNHFSGSLPVEIANITVLELLDVHNNHITGEIPSQIGELANLEQLDLSRNHLTGGIPWSFGNFSYLNKLILNNNLLTGSIPKSIRNLQKLTLLDLSYNNLSGDIPSEIGYVTSLTISLDLNSNSFTGEIPESMSALTQLQSLDLSHNMFYGGIKVLGSLTSLTSLNISYNNFSGPIPVTPFFRTLSFNSCLQNPLLCQSIDGNTCSSSLIQRNGIKSAKTIAFVTVILASIVIIAVASWIIATRSNRYTVEKSLGALASTSGAEDFSYPWTFIPFQKLNFTIDNILDCLKDENVIGKGCSGVVYKSEMPNGELIAVKKLWKASKEDETLDSFAVEIQILGYIRHRNIVRLLGYCSNRSVKLLLYNFIPNGNLRQLLQGNRNLDWETRYKIAVGTAQGLAYLHHDCVPPILHRDVKCNNILLDSKYEAYLADFGLAKLMNSPSYHQAMSRVAGSYEYGYSMNITEKSDVYSYGVVLLEILSGRSAVESHVGDGQHIVEWVKRKMGSFEPAVSILDTKLQGLPDQMVQEMLQTLGIAMFCVNSSPSERPTMKEVVALLMEVKSQPEEMGKTSQPLIKHPSNQS; via the exons ATGGAACATACTGTTCCAAACAGTGTTACAACTTTGCTGCTATTCTTCTTGTGTCTCACAGTAACAAAGATGGAAATGAGTACTTGTCTCTCACCTGATGGACAAGCACTTCTTTCTCTTGTTTCTGCATCTGAAAGATCATCATCAGCATCTTCCTCACTTCTCTCTTCATGGAACCCTTCAAGCTCAACACCATGTTCATGGAAGGGTGTTACATGCTCCCCACAAAGCAGAGTAATTTCCCTTTCTATCCCTGACACTTTCCTCAACCTTACCTATTTGCCTCCCCAGCTTTCTTCTTTGTCAATGCTGCAACTTCTCAACCTCTCTTCCACCAATGTGTCTGGCCAAATCCCTCCCTCTTTTGGTCAACTCTCCCATCTCCAACTCCTTGACCTCTCATCAAACTCTCTAACAGGTTCCATTCCTAATGAACTTGGAAACCTCTCTTCACTTCAGTTCCTTTTCTTGAACTCAAACAAACTCACAGGAACCATTCCTCAGCATCTTGCTGACCTTACCTCACTCCAAGTTCTGTGCCTGCAAGACAATCTCCTTAACGGTTCAATACCATCACAGTTAGGATCATTGAAATCTCTACAGCAGTTTAGGATTGGTGGAAATCCATACCTCACTGGAGAGATTCCATCACAGTTAGGACTACTCACAAACCTCACCATATTTGGTGCAGCTGCCACTGGACTTTCTGGTTCCATTCCCTCTTCATTTGGGAACTTGATCAATCTTCAAACTCTAGCACTTTATGACACTGATGTTTCCGGTTCAATACCGCCGGAACTCGGGCTCTGTTCCGAGTTGAGAAATCTTTATTTGCACATGAACAAGCTCACTGGTTCTATTCCTCCTCAGTTGGGGAAGCTGCAAAAGCTCACAAGTTTGCTTCTTTGGGGGAATGCATTATCTGGGTCAATACCAGCTGAGATTTCTAACTGTTCATCACTTGTGGTGTTTGATGCCTCTTCCAATGAACTCACTGGTGAAATACCTGAGGATTTTGGGAAGCTTGTGGTTATGGAACAGCTTCATTTATCAGATAATTCCCTCTCAGGGAAAATACCATGGCAGTTGGGAAACTGCACAAGCCTTGCTACTGTTCAGCTTGACAAGAATCAGTTATCAGGTTCAATCCCTTGGCAAGTTGGGAAGTTGAAATTCTTGCAGAGTTTTTTCTTGTGGGGTAACTCAGTTTCTGGAACCATACCACCCTCTTTTGGGAACTGCACAGAACTCTTTTCGCTTGACCTTTCAAGGAACAAGCTCACAGGTTCAATCCCGGAAGAGATTTTCAGCTTGAAGAAGCTGAGTAAACTTTTGCTTCTTGGAAATTCTTTGACAGGAGAGTTGCCATCAAGTGTTGCAGATTGTGAATCTTTGGTGAGACTACGGCTCGGAGAAAACCAGCTTTTAGGGAACATTCCTAAAGAAATAGGCCAATTACAGAACCTGGTGTTTCTTGACTTGTACATGAATCATTTCTCTGGAAGCTTACCAGTAGAGATTGCCAACATAACAGTTCTTGAGCTCTTAGACGTGCATAACAACCACATAACCGGCGAAATTCCGTCTCAGATTGGGGAGCTTGCAAACTTGGAGCAGCTTGATCTAAGTCGAAACCATTTGACAGGTGGAATTCCTTGGAGCTTTGGAAACTTCAGTTATTTGAACAAGCTCATCCTCAACAATAATTTACTCACAGGATCAATCCCAAAATCTATTAGGAATTTGCAGAAGCTAACTCTTCTTGATTTGAGTTACAACAATCTCTCTGGTGACATACCTTCTGAGATTGGTTATGTTACAAGCTTAACCATTAGTTTGGACTTAAACTCGAATTCATTCACAGGAGAAATCCCAGAGTCAATGTCTGCTTTGACACAGTTACAATCACTTGATCTTTCTCATAATATGTTTTATGGAGGAATTAAGGTTCTTGGTTCTCTCACCAGTCTCACTTCCCTCAATATCTCGTACAACAATTTCTCAGGTCCTATCCCAGTAACTCCATTCTTCAGAACTCTTTCTTTTAACTCATGCCTTCAGAACCCCCTTCTATGCCAGTCCATTGATGGCAATACGTGTTCTTCAAGCCTGATTCAAAGAAATGGTATAAAATCTGCGAAAACCATAGCTTTCGTAACTGTGATTCTAGCTTCAATTGTGATAATTGCTGTTGCATCCTGGATTATAGCAACTCGTAGTAACAGGTATACAGTGGAAAAATCTTTGGGGGCATTGGCGTCCACATCAGGAGCTGAGGATTTCTCATATCCTTGGACCTTTATCCCATTTCAAAAGCTAAACTTCACCATAGATAACATCTTGGATTGCTTGAAGGATGAAAATGTGATCGGGAAGGGTTGCTCCGGTGTTGTCTACAAGTCTGAGATGCCTAATGGGGAGTTGATAGCAGTGAAAAAGCTATGGAAAGCTAGCAAAGAAGATGAAACACTGGACTCTTTCGCTGTAGAGATTCAGATTCTCGGATACATCCGGCACAGAAACATTGTGAGGCTACTGGGCTATTGTTCTAACAGGAGTGTCAAGCTTCTTCTCTACAATTTCATCCCAAATGGTAATCTGAGACAGCTCTTGCAAGGGAACAGGAACTTAGACTGGGAAACCAGATACAAGATTGCTGTTGGAACAGCTCAGGGTCTTGCTTACCTTCATCATGATTGTGTCCCTCCCATTCTTCACAGAGATGTCAAGTGCAATAACATACTTCTAGATTCCAAATACGAAGCATATCTCGCAGATTTTGGTCTTGCAAAGCTGATGAATTCACCAAGTTATCATCAGGCAATGTCTAGAGTTGCTGGTTCTTATG AGTATGGCTACTCAATGAACATAACTGAGAAGAGTGACGTCTACAGTTACGGAGTGGTTCTGCTGGAGATACTAAGCGGGCGCAGTGCCGTCGAATCCCATGTCGGAGATGGACAACACATAGTTGAGTGGGTGAAGAGGAAAATGGGGAGCTTTGAACCAGCTGTGTCAATACTAGACACAAAACTCCAAGGTCTACCAGATCAAATGGTGCAAGAGATGCTCCAAACACTTGGAATTGCCATGTTTTGCGTGAACTCTTCGCCATCAGAACGTCCCACGATGAAGGAAGTGGTTGCATTGCTAATGGAGGTGAAGAGCCAGCCTGAAGAGATGGGCAAAACCTCTCAACCTCTAATAAAGCACCCTTCAAATCAAAGCTAA